The following are from one region of the Ptychodera flava strain L36383 chromosome 15, AS_Pfla_20210202, whole genome shotgun sequence genome:
- the LOC139151410 gene encoding uncharacterized protein, translating into MTPRQLRTHSYSIYVYTSKRAYMRHIVSPNECEIAEYHDDMLRLRRLKFISIKNSLLILLVSSILITSLYRRYFRAPHISPNENKTAGKSGQKDRLIPGEALSNIAETDLTLSKQRNGYVATYFLWSDVTKALPNFFTTQDHDRKLFPVNRYQKNTAIAYVHIPKAAGTTTNRCLENVAKKRKLKKPQNIWMSNYVQFFESLKSGQHKRQRAYFGLFSLGVCDFVDQPCSYFTIFRDPIERTISSYMYCKKASRDPICQAADAEHMTVRQWALTQGSVVFYQLLHNPEFCKARYDEEAVGLMEKKDNIRRRNVDIPCWYKQILLLEERLDREGRNRILDFILSNMEQLFAVIGLTDKYDETLQMLEKVYALPFYSVCAGDIKNKAAYKISGDNATDSKTITVEKLKQDLLEDPEVSEALHEDMEIYKEAVRIFKEQIYIFKRLS; encoded by the exons ATGACACCACGTCAACTACGGACACA ctcATATtcgatatatgtatatacatcaaagaGAGCTTACATG CGTCACATCGTCAGCCCTAACGAATGTGAGATTGCCGAATACCACGACGATATGCTCAGACTCCGCAGACTCAAATTTATCTCCATCAAAAACTCTCTGCTGATCCTGCTTGTCAGCAGCATCCTGATAACATCATTGTACAGACGTTATTTCAG GGCACCACACATATCTCCAAATGAGAACAAAACTGCGGGAAAATCTGGACAAAAGGACCGGTTAATACCTGGGGAAGCCTTGTCAAATATTGCTGAAACTGATCTAACGTTGAGCAAGCAAAGAAATGGTTACGTCGCGACATACTTTCTTTGGTCGGATGTGACGAAAGCACTCCCCAATTTTTTCACAACCCAAGACCATGATCGAAAACTATTTCCTGTAAATCGTTATCAGAAAAACACAGCGATTGCCTACGTCCACATTCCCAAAGCGGCCGGTACAACAACGAATAGGTGTCTTGAAAATGTCGCCAAGAAAAGAAAGCTGAAGAAGCCGCAAAACATATGGATGAGTAACTATGTCCAATTTTTCGAATCTTTAAAATCTGGGCAACATAAACGGCAGAGGGCGTACTTCGGACTGTTCTCACTTGGTGTCTGCGATTTCGTCGACCAGCCCTGTTCCTACTTCACAATTTTCCGCGATCCCATCGAGCGGACGATCTCGTCTTACATGTACTGCAAGAAAGCGTCAAGGGACCCAATATGCCAAGCAGCTGACGCGGAACATATGACTGTCAGACAGTGGGCCTTGACCCAAGGAAGTGTTGTGTTCTACCAGTTACTGCACAACCCTGAATTTTGTAAAGCCCGATACGATGAGGAGGCCGTTGGCTTGATGGAAAAGAAAGACAATATCAGAAGGAGAAACGTCGACATACCTTGCTGGTACAAACAAATACTCCTCCTGGAGGAGAGGCTCGATAGAGAGGGGCGGAACAGGATTCTCGATTTTATACTATCCAATATGGAACAGTTGTTTGCTGTCATTGGCCTTACTGATAAATACGACGAGACACTGCAAATGTTAGAAAAAGTCTATGCTCTGCCGTTTTACTCAGTATGTGCCGGTGACATAAAGAACAAAGCAGCGTACAAAATCTCTGGTGACAATGCAACGGATTCAAAGACCATAACGgttgagaaattgaaacaagATCTGCTAGAGGATCCTGAAGTCAGCGAAGCTTTGCATGAAGATATGGAAATCTACAAGGAAGCTGTTCGTATCTTTAAGGAACAAATCTACATATTTAAAAGACTGTCTTAA
- the LOC139151408 gene encoding uncharacterized protein isoform X2, translating into MSQFNSVKMASTPQRKRPVGRPKKSESAAKRSRIRRNVGKINIYEEIERWKQVKEDAELSSHAEVARLLLDRYFTTKPKTVPVTSTPGPSSQSKLVEVEKLTTSPGVSEISQESDRRNGSTTLTAMSGVEEIASDQCTNVNVDTDSQRRREKGEGIKKKMLTSFVDPFEVTIDVTMEEDEDFEYESDEEYEPSFTFTLRPKQMKLAEDEDSYSDDNTESAQEDDDDDDDEDDVDQVTETSQGENVENISRITTEEDVSGLLNDHVCLTYMQQLLVLANAKINSICHVSNCKGAVQVSKEVIGSALYLKWACPANHTNFKWCSQPLLNRRLHSGDLITSAAILLSGNNYGKIHLFAKMLNLKIVSKATFYKIQKHYLVPSIDEYWLKHQQNMIDKHKDKNLVVLEDGRMDSPGFCAQYCSYTMMENESKDILSLVTMDKRQTDRKSTNLEKACFQVSLSQLQDKEVEITEVVTDCHLQIGALMKRTYPGIKHSYDIWHVAKNLGKKIMKAGQDKQCKALLQWSQHIVTHFWYCCKKATSYDEFLGIGVVLFTML; encoded by the exons ATGTCACAGTTCAACTCTGTTAAAATGGCGTCCACACCACAGCGCAAGCGACCAGTGGGTCGACCGAAAAAAAGCGAGTCAGCAGCAAAGCGGAGTAGGATAAGGAGGAATGttggaaaaattaacatttatgAAGAAATAGAACGTTGGAAGCAGGTCAAAGAAGACGCAGAGTTGTCATCCCACGCCGAAGTAGCACGTTTATTACTTGATCG ATATTTCACAACCAAACCAAAGACTGTTCCAGTGACTTCAACACCAGGTCCAAGCTCACAGAGTAAGCTTGTTGAAGTAGAGAAACTCACTACCAGTCCTGGGGTTTCAGAAATATCACAGGAATCTGATCGAAG AAATGGAAGTACAACTCTAACTGCAATGTCAGGTGTTGAAGAGATTGCTTCTGATCAATGCACtaatgtaaatgttgatacTGACAGTCAAAG GAGAAGAGAAAAGGGAGAAGGAATCAAGAAAAAGATGTTGACTTCATTCGTAGATCCATTTGA AGTAACTATAGATGTTACAATGGAAGAGGATGAAGACTTTGAGTATGAAAGCGATGAAGAGTATGAACCCAGTTTTACCTTTACACTCAG accaaaacaaatgaaattagcAGAAGATGAGGACAGTTATTCTGATGACAATACAGAATCTGCAcaggaagatgatgatgatgatgatgatgaagatgatgttgATCAAGTAACAGAAACTTCACAGggtgaaaatgttgaaaacatttcaagaatcACAACAGAGGAAGATGTCAGTGGGCTTCTGAATGACCATGTATGTCTGACATACATGCAACAACTTCTAGTGTTGGCCAATGCAAAGATTAATAGCATCTGTCATGTGAGCAACTGTAAAGGAGCTGTCCAGGTTTCTAAAGAAGTGATAGGTTCAGCTCTGTATTTGAAATGG GCTTGTCCTGCCAACCACACCAATTTTAAATGGTGTTCTCAGCCGTTACTGAACAGGCGTCTTCATAGTGGAGACCTGATAACTTCAGCAGCTATACTGTTGTCAGGAAACAACTATGGAAAAATTCATTTGTTTGCTAAAATGCTGAACTTGAAGATAGTGTccaaagcaacattttacaaaatacaaaaacactACCTTGTACCAAGTATTGATGAGTACTGGTTGAAACATCAACAGAACATGATTGACAAACATAAAGACAAGAATCTTGTAGTACTTG AAGATGGAAGAATGGATTCACCTGGTTTCTGTGCGCAGTACTGCTCATATACCATGATGGAAAATGAATCTAAAGATATTTTGTCATTGGTGACAATGGACAAGCGCCAGACAGATAGGAAATCGACAAACTTGGAAAAGGCATGTTTCCAGGTCAGCCTCTCACAGTTACAAGATAAGGAGGTAGAAATTACAGAAGTAGTGACAGATTGCCATTTACAGATTGGTGCACTTATGA AGAGGACTTACCCAGGCATCAAACACTCCTATGATATCTGGCATGTAGCCAAGAATCTAGGAAAGAAAATTATGAAG GCTGGTCAAGACAAACAATGTAAAGCATTACTGCAATGGAGCCAGCACATTGTTACTCACTTCTGGTATTGTTGTAAAAAGGCGACAAGCTACGATGAATTCTTG GGAATTGGTGTGGTACTCTTCACCATGTTGTGA
- the LOC139151408 gene encoding uncharacterized protein isoform X1, producing the protein MSQFNSVKMASTPQRKRPVGRPKKSESAAKRSRIRRNVGKINIYEEIERWKQVKEDAELSSHAEVARLLLDRYFTTKPKTVPVTSTPGPSSQSKLVEVEKLTTSPGVSEISQESDRRNGSTTLTAMSGVEEIASDQCTNVNVDTDSQRRREKGEGIKKKMLTSFVDPFEVTIDVTMEEDEDFEYESDEEYEPSFTFTLRPKQMKLAEDEDSYSDDNTESAQEDDDDDDDEDDVDQVTETSQGENVENISRITTEEDVSGLLNDHVCLTYMQQLLVLANAKINSICHVSNCKGAVQVSKEVIGSALYLKWACPANHTNFKWCSQPLLNRRLHSGDLITSAAILLSGNNYGKIHLFAKMLNLKIVSKATFYKIQKHYLVPSIDEYWLKHQQNMIDKHKDKNLVVLEDGRMDSPGFCAQYCSYTMMENESKDILSLVTMDKRQTDRKSTNLEKACFQVSLSQLQDKEVEITEVVTDCHLQIGALMKRTYPGIKHSYDIWHVAKNLGKKIMKAGQDKQCKALLQWSQHIVTHFWYCCKKATSYDEFLVRMFFLDCTVSHD; encoded by the exons ATGTCACAGTTCAACTCTGTTAAAATGGCGTCCACACCACAGCGCAAGCGACCAGTGGGTCGACCGAAAAAAAGCGAGTCAGCAGCAAAGCGGAGTAGGATAAGGAGGAATGttggaaaaattaacatttatgAAGAAATAGAACGTTGGAAGCAGGTCAAAGAAGACGCAGAGTTGTCATCCCACGCCGAAGTAGCACGTTTATTACTTGATCG ATATTTCACAACCAAACCAAAGACTGTTCCAGTGACTTCAACACCAGGTCCAAGCTCACAGAGTAAGCTTGTTGAAGTAGAGAAACTCACTACCAGTCCTGGGGTTTCAGAAATATCACAGGAATCTGATCGAAG AAATGGAAGTACAACTCTAACTGCAATGTCAGGTGTTGAAGAGATTGCTTCTGATCAATGCACtaatgtaaatgttgatacTGACAGTCAAAG GAGAAGAGAAAAGGGAGAAGGAATCAAGAAAAAGATGTTGACTTCATTCGTAGATCCATTTGA AGTAACTATAGATGTTACAATGGAAGAGGATGAAGACTTTGAGTATGAAAGCGATGAAGAGTATGAACCCAGTTTTACCTTTACACTCAG accaaaacaaatgaaattagcAGAAGATGAGGACAGTTATTCTGATGACAATACAGAATCTGCAcaggaagatgatgatgatgatgatgatgaagatgatgttgATCAAGTAACAGAAACTTCACAGggtgaaaatgttgaaaacatttcaagaatcACAACAGAGGAAGATGTCAGTGGGCTTCTGAATGACCATGTATGTCTGACATACATGCAACAACTTCTAGTGTTGGCCAATGCAAAGATTAATAGCATCTGTCATGTGAGCAACTGTAAAGGAGCTGTCCAGGTTTCTAAAGAAGTGATAGGTTCAGCTCTGTATTTGAAATGG GCTTGTCCTGCCAACCACACCAATTTTAAATGGTGTTCTCAGCCGTTACTGAACAGGCGTCTTCATAGTGGAGACCTGATAACTTCAGCAGCTATACTGTTGTCAGGAAACAACTATGGAAAAATTCATTTGTTTGCTAAAATGCTGAACTTGAAGATAGTGTccaaagcaacattttacaaaatacaaaaacactACCTTGTACCAAGTATTGATGAGTACTGGTTGAAACATCAACAGAACATGATTGACAAACATAAAGACAAGAATCTTGTAGTACTTG AAGATGGAAGAATGGATTCACCTGGTTTCTGTGCGCAGTACTGCTCATATACCATGATGGAAAATGAATCTAAAGATATTTTGTCATTGGTGACAATGGACAAGCGCCAGACAGATAGGAAATCGACAAACTTGGAAAAGGCATGTTTCCAGGTCAGCCTCTCACAGTTACAAGATAAGGAGGTAGAAATTACAGAAGTAGTGACAGATTGCCATTTACAGATTGGTGCACTTATGA AGAGGACTTACCCAGGCATCAAACACTCCTATGATATCTGGCATGTAGCCAAGAATCTAGGAAAGAAAATTATGAAG GCTGGTCAAGACAAACAATGTAAAGCATTACTGCAATGGAGCCAGCACATTGTTACTCACTTCTGGTATTGTTGTAAAAAGGCGACAAGCTACGATGAATTCTTGGTAAGAATGTTTTTTTTGGATTGTACAGTTTCACATGACTAA